The following coding sequences lie in one Takifugu flavidus isolate HTHZ2018 chromosome 4, ASM371156v2, whole genome shotgun sequence genomic window:
- the rpn2 gene encoding dolichyl-diphosphooligosaccharide--protein glycosyltransferase subunit 2 isoform X2, with the protein MDRSWLFGFLLGLALAGAQALTPAHYLSLSDVGRLQNLLSQEFTDLEAAYYSVVGLTKLGATVPDHKGVCQFLKSQLDPTSVDSLFFAAETSQAISGCEIPVSNETRDILLAAVSEDSTMSQIHRAVSALSSLGLPMASQEVIGALSGRINKEDNVMAITLALQTAARLSQHAELGGILEEIEDLTARLDDLGGLYLQFEEGLEVTALFVTAAYSLSDHVDMEPPLKEDQVIQLVNSIFSKKSWDSLSEAFSVASAAATLSSNRFHVPVIVSAQGSATVSHSQPTLQLLVTDVMSQPLASASVVVESANAVSSKSVILSQTPFTLDDGVFALNFMASQPASGYYHFTIAVTGDSRLVANHVELKVKVSTEVAVTNMDLSVVDKDQSIGTRTTRVDYPSKAKHSLTADSHQNFAMAFQLVDVNTGVELTPHQTFVRLHNQKTGQEVVFVAEPDSKNLYKFELDTAERKSEFDSISGTYSLYLIVGDATLENPILWNVADVVLKFVDEEAPATFQPKTLYIPKPDIQHLFREPEKKPPTVVSNTFTALVLSPFLLLLILWFKLGANMSSFSFSPSTILFHAGHAAMLGLMYVYWTHLNMFQTLKYLAIIGGVTFLAGNRMLAQKAVKRLENKTKAAN; encoded by the exons ATGGACCGGTCGT GGCTGTTCGGCTTTCTCCTTGGTTTGGCTCTTGCAGGAGCGCAGGCGCTCACACCGGCGCATTATCTGTCCCTATCTGATGTTGGACGATTGCAGAATCTCCTGAGCCAAGAATTCACCGACCTGGAGGCTGCATATTACTCTGTCGTTGGCCTGACCAAGCTCGGCGCAACTGTTCCTGATCATAAA GGTGTGTGCCAGTTCCTAAAATCCCAGCTCGACCCAACAAGCGTTGACTCTCTCTTCTTTGCTGCTGAGACCAGTCAGGCCATTTCAGGATGCGAG ATCCCTGTGTCCAATGAAACCCGTGACATCCTCCTTGCAGCAGTGAGCGAAGACTCTACCATGAGCCAGATCCATCGGGCCGTGAGTGCTCTCAGCTCTCTCGGCTTACCAATGGCTTCCCAGGAGGTTATAGGTGCCCTATCAGGCCGTATCAACAAGGAAGATAATGTTATGGC CATTACTTTAGCTCTGCAAACTGCCGCCCGCCTCTCCCAGCACGCTGAACTTGGAGGAATACTTGAGGAAATAGAG GACTTGACAGCCCGCTTGGATGATCTTGGAGGCCTGTACCTTCAGTTTGAAGAGGGACTTGAGGTCACTGCTCTTTTTGTGACCGCTGCCTATTCACTCTCAGATCATGTGGACATGGAGCCCCCGCTGAAAGAG GATCAGGTCATCCAGCTGGTAAACTCAATTTTCAGCAAGAAATCGTGGGACTCCCTCTCAGAAGCCTTCAGTGTTGCAAGCGCTGCTGCCACTCTCTCCAGCAACCGCTTCCACGTGCCCGTCATTGTCAGCGCTCAGGGCTCAGCCACTGTGTCTCACAGCCAGCCAACCCTTCAG CTCCTTGTTACCGATGTCATGTCTCAGCCCCTGGCCTCGGCCAGCGTGGTGGTGGAATCAGCTAATGCCGTCTCCTCAAAGAGCGTCATTCTCAGCCAAACGCCTTTCACACTTGATGA TGGCGTATTTGCGTTGAATTTCAtggccagccagccagccagcggCTATTACCACTTTACCATCGCAGTGACTGGCGATAGCCGCCTGGTTGCCAATCACGTTGAG CTGAAAGTGAAGGTGTCCACTGAGGTAGCTGTTACTAACATGGACCTGTCTGTGGTGGATAAGGACCAGAGCATCGGCACAAGGACAACAAG GGTGGACTATCCTTCCAAAGCCAAGCACTCATTAACTGCAGACAGCCACCAGAACTTTGCTATGGCTTTTCAGCTGGTTGATGTGAACACTGGTGTTGAACTTACCCCTCACCAG ACGTTTGTCCGGCTGCACAATCAGAAAACGGGCCAGGAGGTTGTGTTTGTGGCTGAGCCTGATAGCAAGAACCTGTACAAGTTTGAGCTGGACACCGCCGAGCGGAAATCAGAGTTTGATTCCATTTCAGGCACCTATTCCCTCTACCTGATTGTTGGGGATGCTACCCTGGAAAATCCTATTCTGTGGAATGTG GCTGACGTTGTTCTGAAGTTTGTGGACGAGGAGGCTCCAGCTACTTTTCAGCCAAAGACGCTTTATATCCCCAAACCAGACATCCAG CACTTGTTCAGGGAACCGGAGAAGAAGCCTCCGACGGTGGTCTCCAACACCTTCACGGCACTCGTCCTCTCTCCGTTCCTGCTTCTGCTCATCCTG TGGTTTAAGCTCGGTGCAAACATgtccagcttcagcttctctCCCAGCACCATCTTGTTCCACGCCGGACACGCAG CCATGTTGGGGCTGATGTACGTCTACTGGACCCACCTGAACATGTTTCAGACTCTGAAGTACCTGGCTATTATTGGTGGTGTAACTTTTCTTGCTGGAAACCGCATGCTGGCCCAGAAAGCTGTCAAGAG ACTTGAGAACAAAACAAAGGCAGCGAATTAA
- the rpn2 gene encoding dolichyl-diphosphooligosaccharide--protein glycosyltransferase subunit 2 isoform X1: MDRSWLFGFLLGLALAGAQALTPAHYLSLSDVGRLQNLLSQEFTDLEAAYYSVVGLTKLGATVPDHKGVCQFLKSQLDPTSVDSLFFAAETSQAISGCEIPVSNETRDILLAAVSEDSTMSQIHRAVSALSSLGLPMASQEVIGALSGRINKEDNVMAITLALQTAARLSQHAELGGILEEIEDLTARLDDLGGLYLQFEEGLEVTALFVTAAYSLSDHVDMEPPLKEDQVIQLVNSIFSKKSWDSLSEAFSVASAAATLSSNRFHVPVIVSAQGSATVSHSQPTLQLLVTDVMSQPLASASVVVESANAVSSKSVILSQTPFTLDDGVFALNFMASQPASGYYHFTIAVTGDSRLVANHVELKVKVSTEVAVTNMDLSVVDKDQSIGTRTTRVDYPSKAKHSLTADSHQNFAMAFQLVDVNTGVELTPHQTFVRLHNQKTGQEVVFVAEPDSKNLYKFELDTAERKSEFDSISGTYSLYLIVGDATLENPILWNVADVVLKFVDEEAPATFQPKTLYIPKPDIQHLFREPEKKPPTVVSNTFTALVLSPFLLLLILWFKLGANMSSFSFSPSTILFHAGHAAMLGLMYVYWTHLNMFQTLKYLAIIGGVTFLAGNRMLAQKAVKRIAAEQSSRLAKYRSLR; encoded by the exons ATGGACCGGTCGT GGCTGTTCGGCTTTCTCCTTGGTTTGGCTCTTGCAGGAGCGCAGGCGCTCACACCGGCGCATTATCTGTCCCTATCTGATGTTGGACGATTGCAGAATCTCCTGAGCCAAGAATTCACCGACCTGGAGGCTGCATATTACTCTGTCGTTGGCCTGACCAAGCTCGGCGCAACTGTTCCTGATCATAAA GGTGTGTGCCAGTTCCTAAAATCCCAGCTCGACCCAACAAGCGTTGACTCTCTCTTCTTTGCTGCTGAGACCAGTCAGGCCATTTCAGGATGCGAG ATCCCTGTGTCCAATGAAACCCGTGACATCCTCCTTGCAGCAGTGAGCGAAGACTCTACCATGAGCCAGATCCATCGGGCCGTGAGTGCTCTCAGCTCTCTCGGCTTACCAATGGCTTCCCAGGAGGTTATAGGTGCCCTATCAGGCCGTATCAACAAGGAAGATAATGTTATGGC CATTACTTTAGCTCTGCAAACTGCCGCCCGCCTCTCCCAGCACGCTGAACTTGGAGGAATACTTGAGGAAATAGAG GACTTGACAGCCCGCTTGGATGATCTTGGAGGCCTGTACCTTCAGTTTGAAGAGGGACTTGAGGTCACTGCTCTTTTTGTGACCGCTGCCTATTCACTCTCAGATCATGTGGACATGGAGCCCCCGCTGAAAGAG GATCAGGTCATCCAGCTGGTAAACTCAATTTTCAGCAAGAAATCGTGGGACTCCCTCTCAGAAGCCTTCAGTGTTGCAAGCGCTGCTGCCACTCTCTCCAGCAACCGCTTCCACGTGCCCGTCATTGTCAGCGCTCAGGGCTCAGCCACTGTGTCTCACAGCCAGCCAACCCTTCAG CTCCTTGTTACCGATGTCATGTCTCAGCCCCTGGCCTCGGCCAGCGTGGTGGTGGAATCAGCTAATGCCGTCTCCTCAAAGAGCGTCATTCTCAGCCAAACGCCTTTCACACTTGATGA TGGCGTATTTGCGTTGAATTTCAtggccagccagccagccagcggCTATTACCACTTTACCATCGCAGTGACTGGCGATAGCCGCCTGGTTGCCAATCACGTTGAG CTGAAAGTGAAGGTGTCCACTGAGGTAGCTGTTACTAACATGGACCTGTCTGTGGTGGATAAGGACCAGAGCATCGGCACAAGGACAACAAG GGTGGACTATCCTTCCAAAGCCAAGCACTCATTAACTGCAGACAGCCACCAGAACTTTGCTATGGCTTTTCAGCTGGTTGATGTGAACACTGGTGTTGAACTTACCCCTCACCAG ACGTTTGTCCGGCTGCACAATCAGAAAACGGGCCAGGAGGTTGTGTTTGTGGCTGAGCCTGATAGCAAGAACCTGTACAAGTTTGAGCTGGACACCGCCGAGCGGAAATCAGAGTTTGATTCCATTTCAGGCACCTATTCCCTCTACCTGATTGTTGGGGATGCTACCCTGGAAAATCCTATTCTGTGGAATGTG GCTGACGTTGTTCTGAAGTTTGTGGACGAGGAGGCTCCAGCTACTTTTCAGCCAAAGACGCTTTATATCCCCAAACCAGACATCCAG CACTTGTTCAGGGAACCGGAGAAGAAGCCTCCGACGGTGGTCTCCAACACCTTCACGGCACTCGTCCTCTCTCCGTTCCTGCTTCTGCTCATCCTG TGGTTTAAGCTCGGTGCAAACATgtccagcttcagcttctctCCCAGCACCATCTTGTTCCACGCCGGACACGCAG CCATGTTGGGGCTGATGTACGTCTACTGGACCCACCTGAACATGTTTCAGACTCTGAAGTACCTGGCTATTATTGGTGGTGTAACTTTTCTTGCTGGAAACCGCATGCTGGCCCAGAAAGCTGTCAAGAG GATTGCTGCAGAGCAAAGTAGTAGGTTGGCAAAGTATAGGAGCCTACGATAA